ATATCCATAGTCTGATGAGCCTCCTTTGCCCCATCCTGATCTAGAGCCTCCACTAACCCATCCAGATCCAGAGCCTCCTTTGCCCCATCCAGATCCATATCCTCCACTGACCCATCCAGATCCAGAGCCTCCATTGCCCCATCCAGAGCCTCCATAACCTCCATATCCTGAACCTCCTTTACCCCATCCAGATCCAGAGCCTCCACTGACCCATCCGGATCCAAAGCCACCATATGCTTCATATCCGGAACCTCCGGAACCTCCTTTACCCCATCCAGATCCATAGCCTTCATAACCTCCATTTCCTCCGTTTACAACAACCATGTTACTACCATATCCAGAGTCTCCATAACCTCCATATCCTGAACCGCCTTTGCCCCATCCAGAACCAGAACCTCCACTGACCCATTCGGATCCAATGCCTCCATAGCCACCGTATCCTGAACTTCCTTTGCCCCATCCAGATCCAGAACCTCCATTGTCCCATCCGGATCCAGAGCCGACATTGACCCATCCGGATCGAGAGCCTTCATATCCTGAACCTCCTTTGTCCCATCCAGAACCAGAGCCTCCACTGACCCATCCTGATCCATAGCCTCCGTTACCTCCGTAACCTCTGTCTCCTGAACCTTCTTTACCCCATCTAGATCCAGAGCCTCCGTAACCACCATTTCCTACAATTACTATGTTACTACCATATCCAGAGCCTCCATTTTCCAATCCAGATCCAGAACCTTCTTTGCCCCAGCCAGAGCCTCCCCATTCAGATCCAGAACCTCTCTTGCCCCATCCAGAACCTCCCCATCCAGATCCAGAACCTCCTTTGCCCCATCCTCCAGAGCCTTCCCTTTCAGATCCAGAACCTCGCTTGCCCCATCCAGAGCCTCCCCATTCAGAACCAGAACCCCCACTGACCCATTCAGAGCCTCCATTGCCAACTACTTCATATGTACCGTTGGCTAGGCCAATGAAAGCAATTAGGATACAAACTGCAACTttcattctgtaaatataagaaGCGGAGCTTATAGTAAACTTGATAAGCTGCAGTAATGCATATGTATACGCAGATATTTTGTGAGCATGGTTATTTAAGGAAAAAGACgcataaatgaaaatttctttaaataggATTGACCCGATTCTTTTTTAACCCACGTACCTGTAAccaacttttaaaaagaaaacttacGTATGCTACCTgattaaagaatattttatcCGCACATATAATATCAGACACCTAACAAAATAACACTCAAAACATAGCCCTCAATTGGTTTAAATGGAATTGACATGACATCCAGGGATGACTATATTGCAGAAATGTGATCATCTAAGCATTTTTTGTCCGACAAAGAGAACCATGTTGACAGGATGGTTCGTTCATGATGTGTTTTGACATCTTATATTCATTGTACTCGTGTGTATAGAAGATAAAGCTTTTTGTTGTGTCACATGTTTAACGTATCTATATGTatctttttttgtcaattaaaatCCTTTATTTTCCCGTTTGATCTTAAGGTATAGGcatgataaaatcaaatatgcaaaagTACAATAGTCACGGAAGTGTTCAAGTGTTTCTCCTTACAGTGTAACAGTGTCTTACTGCCGTTCTAAATGTTTTAGTGACTTCATGAGATATCTGTTTAACTCTTTATATGTAAAACATTGAATCAATGGGCAGATATCAATCTAAGAATACGCCAAACCAGACAACAGTAGTCTCTGTCAACACTTGACGcactaacaaaacaaaaaacatacgGGCACAAACCGGcataaatcaaaacaattttcTAAAGTATAACCACTTGTCAAGATTTAAATATCTGATTTTGAAATTCATAGTAATAATCTTAAATCCATCAACCTCTCTTATTCAAAGGTCAATATATTGATTGGAAATTTCATATCCATCCagacaattaaaagaaaatcgtTCAAGACGAAGGTTAGTCGTAACCATTTGGCAAGATGGCTGTCTACAATTCGTTTAAGTtgacaaaaacaacattaattTTGACCCTTCGTAAACTTATTCCTTTCCGTAGTCGATTAACAACATCATCGTAAAAATGTGATGTGCCATTccgtttgaaataaaatttgcacCTGTGGaataatttagtaaatgtttgaAGTAATTTGTGGTTAGAAACCCCTAATAAATTTCCAGTTATACAACGATTACGctaattgaaatataatacgCAACCACAGACACGGGGATTGCGAACACGTTGGGATATATATAAGAGTGAGACAGTGCCAATGAAAAATCCACGTTCAAATAAGGCAAATTAGCAATAATGACCGTTATGGGGGTAGGCGCCTAATAAAGCAAATTTGTTTAGCAAACTATTGCTTAAATAtatggaaaaaaagaaattacaacACTCATTACCGTGTTTAATTACATTCTCAGGCattcatataatttaaataagtcACTGCATcagttaattttaaaactgataaaCGCCTAAATAGATTGAATGTTGAGTGTGGCTATCTttagacattatatatatatttgatattataaatataactagGATCAAAGACCTGgtgttttagatatataaacacgaataattaaagttcaaatttaggtaaaaaacttttattaaactAGAGAAAATTGAAACGTTTAGGAATGTAGATTTTTcgcaaagaaatacaaaaaaatgttctttttgtATGTtgctcaataaaaaaaaacaagaaaatattctTACGGTATGAACACACAAGAGTTAACAGTTTGTTCCTTGGTTGTAATAGTTTTTTGGTGAGTCCTATTTAACCAACTTAACTGATGAAGTAAAACAATTGGCCACAAGTGAACAGGAGAAACTATTATTCTGAAACATTTgatcaaaaaacaaattacaaattctATCCTTTTAGGctgttttgttaatatttcatttcTGTTGCAACAGTATATCTGCCTCTAATATGTGAGCTTATTTTTTATCATCATGTAAGACCTTAAAAAACTACCAATGACATTAcgaagatatttttatttaagatactTAAAAGAATTGACAATTGAATTAGGAATGTGTTAAAGACCAAAGGACAGGAAACAACCGAAGGTCCCTAACAGTTCTTCACCACAGCGAGAAAATTGCTAATACTTTAtgagatgtacatgtatgtgaaatgTATGTTCTCAGCATTATTTTTCATACACAAGTATATGATATTATGGAAGATCGTAGAAGAAAAGATACaatcataattgttttcaaatcttACAAAAAGGTACTTACCTTGTGACTATTGTGGGTGTGATCTGATACAGCTGATAGTGCAGAAATTAGAGATAAGGGACTTTTATACTCTTCCAAATCGTTAAAATTGTAATCAAGGTTACTCGTAATTTTGATATACGACAAATCCAACAAATCGTGAAGCATTTTGCTTACACAGTAATCAAAGCAAATAAGtaaagatttattattttttttaaatgatcaatTATTAGTATGAAACAGTGAATATGTGGACTGATTTGAAGACTCGAAAGTATCAAAAAGGTTAATTGCTGTTCTAGAAAATGTAGTGTCATATGACGTTGTATCTTCTTAATTATTTCACAATTGATCAGCAGGCTCGAAATTTACGTTCAAATTATGTTGAAGTGATAAAGCTTAAGACGATACAATCTAACACGTAGTTATCACAAACTATACATCAAATACATCCAGTGTTTGCTTGAATGATCTCTATTACACTAAAAAGACCTTTGAACCATAAAATCCCGAACTCGGAAGGTAGAGTTAGGCTAAggatatgttttgtttaatctACTAAAAAGTGgtttaatgtaaattttactattttgtcgttttgattttttgttgcacttcagtggttttgttttctcattgtttcCCTTTTCTCTTAAAGTTGATGAGTTtacctcagtttaagtttgtaacctggatttgttttctctcaatcgatttatgactttcttacagcggtatactactgttgtatTTAATTGTGTTCTCTAGTGttttaacaactaataaaaaggTTAATCAAATATACTAATTCCTATAATATGTCGACTAGTTATTCTTGTCTGCTGGAATGATACGTGATTCACCTTGCTGATACTTATGCAATTTTACCTTCCATCTGTCTATTAccgtattcaagataacaaaaaaaaaaactcataaatattgtaATAATAACCATTTAAAGACAATAACTCCTTTTTGGaataacttgaaaaaatgttgaCTAATATTTTGTAGATTCTGTCTTGttggtcattttggtttctGGTGTTGTAATCTAtctggtttttgtttgttttcgacatataaaatcccttaaaaaaaaaattgttagaaAAGGGAAATTACTCCCACAAGGAGTCAACTAAAGATCGTggcttttttctgttctttATAGTCATCTATCTATTTTAGTTTCCAAGTTAATAGTCAAGTGATGGGTAAAGTTCACGCTGGATCTCTGTGACAGGTGAGCTGATAAATAACTTTAAGACAGACAGGCCCGTACCAGAACATTTTTTACAACCCCATGTTGTGGAATTGAATGttatcatttcaaaaagatGTTTTTCGATAATAATTATCagtaattttttacaatttaaaatttttatcaagatttcatgcgTCTGGTAACTGATGATGGTTGCCCAATACCAAAAACACATTCTGTATCTACAATGCGTCTAAATATCAGAAATCGTGGCAGCAAATTGCCTTGCACTATGCCCGACGCGCTAGACCACTCGATCAAATAggctctacaataataaagCCTTCGGTTGCCGGTGTTATCTTTCCTCGTCCGTTTTTATCTTTCATTGGGGATcttataaaaaagtattatcaCAAAACTTTGTGAtgactccgaggaaaattaaaaacagaaagtccctgatcaaatagcaaaatcaaaagatcaagcacatcaaacgaatggataacaactgtcacattcctgactcgCTCCAGATATgttcttgtgtagaaaatgttgcattaaacatggttttatagctagctaaaactTTCACTTGTATTAAAGTGTGATATACATATAACATGCTGATTTACAAACCCCATTCTGTGTTTTTAAGGTCTAATACCGTAcatcttatttttgtatataaaatctTAGACACAATATAAAAGTGATGCAATCAATGAACTAAGCAAGCGTATATGCGTTTActgtaaaatattatgtttgGTTTTGATTTATTCGATTTATTATctacatttcttttatttgattttaataataagAAACGACACGAAGCTGCAAATTTTGATTAACTAATAATGCGAGTTAACATGTATTTAAAGAAGCATTTTTTcatgtgaaattaaaaacaagtctaaaagaaataatcaacCAACTTTTCACCTGACCTCAGACCTGTTAATTGTTTTACAGAATGGACTTTTAGAGGCTTGTATCTTACTGAAAACATTGTTTTAGGTGGTATTGGTGTCTTCCtacatcttggattgtaaaaaaacagagaaccaaaggtcaatattttctatcaagctagcaaaatttgatgcagggaTGCAgatattttttgtgaattttcattcaaaagaaccaatttataagaatataacttataaatattaatatttttgcaaagatcaattatttttgtttgtttaaaaaaacaatgaatttgCATTTTAAGGGGACGTAAcactaaaacagtgcattttctgaaggattctacatggaattttcctattttgtattttagccagAAAAAAtttacggtgaccctatcttttcttttgttattctcaaagcattgtctgaaagctatcttttccttaagtatttaacaattctatctttttgtttagtttctaataacaaaatggtgttttttcctgtataatccatacaaaatgtgtcattttgtcacatcctgtagcttgagaaaatgcgcggtgacctatcatttttattatatttttcaacatatataaatagattctacgttttggcaaagtatgaacaaattctatcatttttgttttagactcccataccaccttaacacGTCGAAAAAAGgtaatacaaaagaaaaatcaagCAATGATTGTTTTGTGAATCAACtttctttacattaaaatatattctaCATTTTGGTACCTTTAAACAATAGCTCAACTTTTAAAGATAAACAGAAAGAAAGTACATATGAAGGTAAACAACTTGTAttgctacataaaaaaaatgagacacAGGATATGCGAATCATTACGTTTTGCGTGCGCAAGGACTACTCATATTTTCCGCTCATAGTTTCCGTGAATACTTTAACATGCATTTTGAGTTTTAAAATGGATAAAGTGATGAAAGTATATTCTTAATGCAAAAACGAAGAAAGAGATGTCATTAATTGTGATTGTGTTGCTTTAAacttcaaaaactttaaaaatcaaagtGTATTTAGAATCTATTAGTGCGATTCGGACACACGATTGGtttgtttgacaaaaatatgCAGTGTTGTCTGCCTTTATTCCCTATTCATCGTCGTTCATAAGAGAAGTGTTgcattatattcatatttaagcAATAATATATATCGGACCTACAAAACAACAACTTGTAAATCAACGCTGAAACctgaaaattataataactaTTATAGTCTCCTAGTTCATGAACGAAGTTCTACATTCGCACTTTGTTGACAGGATTGGGTTTGGGATGTTTATGAACCTTGTATTGTGGCATGATCTATCAAATTACAGAAGCTATATCTTTATTgccatttttcattttgatggtAGGAAGAATATGTGCAACACCAGAGGTCAATTTTGATAAGCTTAAGACGGTCGAGGATAAATCTTTTCAAAAAAAGAggttaataaaaacaacaaaaaaacaaaacttacaatGAGCATAGTCATGTTATTGAATTAGTGCTAAAAGAGACAACCCTATAACACGAGAAAAATGACTGTGATATAAGTATTGGTAGTGTTAAAAATCAAGTTGAAAgtgattatttttctttgagaAACCGTTTTGATGAGTGACAAAAGTATTGTATTGGAAAGTGACtttaataaaatagtatttttttaattgtcatatGTTTgtggttgttttttgtttacatgaTGGAAACATTTGGGataatagataaaaacaaattatttcagTGATTGAACTATCATTTACCTGTAATAATGAGTTGTGCTACCTTTAgctgttcaatatttttaagaatgaGGAGGAATGGtcttaaaaatattggacaACTTACGGTAATATGATTGTTTCTTATAGGTAAATGATAGTCCAATCCACGAAATATAGACGCATAACACAATAGAACGACGTCACAACAATGTTtcaaacagacttattaagaagggatataataacgatactgttgtcaggtatGTCATGGCTAATGGCATATGTTGGgttaaatattgattcacttatcgGGTCTTTGCATCAGAATTAAACACGGTTATtctaaaaaatatcatcaaagataccgggattaaattttatatttacgcctaAACCATCTGTTTGAATGATACAGGTTATATTcttctaatacattttatgatggtatgacaCTTAACCTCTAACAAGAggaattgtatttattttttgtatgataAGGAAATAATCTTTCGGTCaatttaattgaggtctggagcgtGGAtatcagtaactgctagtagtcaatttttaatttatgtatcattttgtttagtttctttatttttactttttctgacatcggactcttACTTCTTTTAATCTGAGTTTAACTATGCGTATAGTTGtgttttttgcttattttacattGGCAAGAAGTATAGGGAAGGGATAAGACCTCAAAAACCTTGTTTacccccgccgcatttttgtaACTGTCCAAAGCtaggagcctctggcctctgctagtcttgtatgatttccAATTTTAGTTCACTAAATATTtctgagtttagtatggcgtctATTATCACTGAggtattatacattt
Above is a window of Mytilus trossulus isolate FHL-02 chromosome 4, PNRI_Mtr1.1.1.hap1, whole genome shotgun sequence DNA encoding:
- the LOC134716735 gene encoding uncharacterized protein LOC134716735 is translated as MKVAVCILIAFIGLANGTYEVVGNGGSEWVSGGSGSEWGGSGWGKRGSGSEREGSGGWGKGGSGSGWGGSGWGKRGSGSEWGGSGWGKEGSGSGLENGGSGYGSNIVIVGNGGYGGSGSRWGKEGSGDRGYGGNGGYGSGWVSGGSGSGWDKGGSGYEGSRSGWVNVGSGSGWDNGGSGSGWGKGSSGYGGYGGIGSEWVSGGSGSGWGKGGSGYGGYGDSGYGSNMVVVNGGNGGYEGYGSGWGKGGSGGSGYEAYGGFGSGWVSGGSGSGWGKGGSGYGGYGGSGWGNGGSGSGWVSGGYGSGWGKGGSGSGWVSGGSRSGWGKGGSSDYGYGGNI